From a region of the Rhinopithecus roxellana isolate Shanxi Qingling chromosome 8, ASM756505v1, whole genome shotgun sequence genome:
- the LOC115899216 gene encoding LOW QUALITY PROTEIN: uncharacterized protein LOC115899216 (The sequence of the model RefSeq protein was modified relative to this genomic sequence to represent the inferred CDS: inserted 2 bases in 1 codon; substituted 1 base at 1 genomic stop codon): MDHRGLLSPFYLPFSAKNKVGAPQPGCQALHPFTDVFIQQASASRLSGGKXFSDKGSGNPEKGGRCGNGCRGVQAGXHFPWSQQLGFRCQQMVTEVPCSLEVWAPAQLHTCLGPASRIS; encoded by the exons ATGGACCACAGGGGATTACTCTCACCTTTTTATCTGCCCTTCAGTgctaag AACAAAGTGGGAGCACCTCAGCCTGGCTGTCAAGCCCTTCATCCATTCACcgatgtattcattcaacaagcgtCTGCCAGCCGCCTATCAGGAGGGAAGTGA TTTTCAGATAAAGGCTCTGGGAATCCTGAGAAGGGTGGAAGGTGTGGGAATGGATGCCGTGGAGTACAGGCTGG ACATTTTCCATGGAGCCAGCAACTCGGATTTAGGTGCCAGCAGATGGTGACCGAGGTGCCCTGTTCTCTGGAAGTCTGGGCACCAGCTCAGCTCCACACTTGCCTAGGCCCGGCGAGCAGAATAAGCTGA